The DNA region CCTTACAAAAAAAAGTGTTGGATTGCAGAACCTGAAGAGCAAAACACTTTGTCAAGGCACAGGCGCAGACGGTTAATTAGGCTAAGAAATAAACACACTGGCACATCTTCAGGTTCCAGGGCAATTACAAGTGGAAATGCAATGAATACTAATTCTACACATGCTCCTTACACTGATTCAGCTAGTTTGAGCAAGTCTTTGGATGCATGGATAGATTCACTTTTTTATGATGCAAATGATGGTAGTAATCAGTTAATAGGAAATAATGAGAGTGAGGAAGTGATACTCTTGGGCAAGACTAAAGAGAGCAGCAACGAAGTCGGGTCAAATAAGGTTCCTGTTGTTGTGCCAAATGCAGAGATGAATGGTGGTGATAGAATAATTGACCCTCATGATGGATGTTCTTATATTGGGAGTGGTGAGTCAGCTTCCTTGGACAAGGACCAAGCCATCAATGTTAAGGTTGGGCCTGAACTGAAGCTCTCTGCTGTGTCAACCCTTTTAATAGATGAAAATGGTGTTGTCAAGGGTGAATCAGGTTCCTTGGACGAAGGGCAAGACATCAATGTTGAGGTTGGGCCTGAATTGAACACCCCTGTTATGTCAACCCCTTTGATATATGAAAATCGTGTTGTCAATGGAATATCTGATGATGATGCATCTGTTTTTGGAATAAGTCAGCTAGAAAAATCATGTTTAGAGTGTTCCCTTGTAGCCATTGAAAAGACTGATGCTCCATTGGCCCCTCCATCTGTTCAAGAGGAGACATCAGATGATTCAGAATCTTTTCTCCAATTAGAAATTGTTACTAACACATCCTCTACTGATTGTAAAAAATCAGATGTCAGTGGATCTTCAGATATTGGTGAAAAGGTTGCAACTGAGGGTGACATGACAATCAGCACTGTTGTTACTAGATCTGGTCAAATTTGCAGGATTGATCTCCTTGAAGAGATCATTGAAAATGCCAGAAATAATAAGGTGCTTTTGTCTTAATATTGAGTTCTGATTggaaatattttgttgtttgcaTTTTCAGCTTTTTGGGTACTAGCACTATTTTGGGGAATAAATATTGGAAAAGACATCTAATATATTCTGTTTATTGTATATCTTAATCAAGTTCactgaaatatttatttaatagtaTTTATCTTTTGGACaattctaaatttattatttttcatggaAGAAGAGATATATATGTTTCTCTGTTAATGGGAAAGTTTCAAATTACTATTACATTTGCAGAAAACTCTTTTTTCAGCCATGGAATCAGTAATGAACATGGTGAGAGAAGTTGAAATTCAAGAGAAAGCTGCTGAAGAGGCTAAAATCGAAGCTTCCAAGGGAGGCTTGGATATTCTAACTAAGGTGGATGAACTCAAACATATGCTCACATGTGCAAAGGCAGCAAATGACATGGTAATTATATAggatttcaaataattaattatgtaattttttacaaaatatttctATGATTATTGAATGAACTCGAACATATACTCACATGTGCAAAGGCAGCAAATGACATGGTAATTATATAGGATTTCAAATCATTGATTATGgaattttttactaaatatttgtattattatcgATCTGACTAACACTAGATCATAAATTTTTCAGCATGGAGGAGAAATATATGGAGAGAAGGCAATTTTAGCTACTGAAGCAAGGGAGCTTCAAACTCGGCTACTCAGCTTGTCAGAAGAAAGAGATAAATCTCTTGCAATTCTTGATGAGGTTAATCGGGTGTTTCATATTTGATCATATGTCTTAAATGTCTTatgcatttattttttctgatgaATAACCGAACTAGGAACCTGCCATAAGCATAATAGTTACTTTGTTCTTTGTTATTAGGTTCCTTGTTTCATATGGCACACAGGGGCCCagaaattttatgattttagaatTTCGAATAAGCCAATGTTTAGAGATCTCTTAATTCTCATTTAGCAAGttgttttggtatttttatgCTCATATAATAGAGTTAATGGTGATATGGTAGTTAATTTCTTATATGTATCCTCTGCAGATGCGTGAAACTTTAGAGGGTCGACTAGCTGCAGCTAAGGAAGTGAGGAAAGCAGCTGAGGAGGAAAAGCTGCGAAAGGAAGAATCTGCCAGACATTCACTTGCTGAGCTAAAAGCCCTTATGGAGAATGTGGTCCAAGAGTCAAAGATTCTACAGCAGGAGGCTGAGGAGAATTCAAAGGTATTTATTCTGAATTACATGAATATTTTCAGGAACTTTCCCGTTACAATAATTTGTGACTGCCATTTTGTTGCAGTTACGGGAGTTTCTCATGGACCGTGGTCATGTTGTTGATTCGTTGCAGTAAGTTTTGTTctaattattttacattaaaatcgatattttgtttattgtcaCTTTTCTCCATCCTCCACATTGCAAAAATCATCTGAAACCAATACATTTATAGGCACCTTTAATAAAACATGTGAAGGGTTAGAAATTTATTAGTGAACTTTACTGATATTTTGAATGATTTGTTTGTCTCTTGAGTGCTTGGCTTCATAATCTTGATGCCAAACATTCATATGGTGGTGTGTGTTTGGCTTTAATTAACAATCAAGCATGTGGACGGCAGTAGAAGAGGTCATGCATGTTGTCACGCCTATTTGATTATTGTGATTTTATTGTGGTGCATATGAAGATCTAGGTTgtgataattataaattatatgctGAATTGGTATTTGTTAAGTACCATGAActctttagttttgttttaCCATCTTGCTTATAAATTGCATTTTCCAGAGAAAATTATAAGTTCAGCATTTCTAGATAGAGTTGCTAGCTCGGATTCATGCCAATATTGCAAGtgatctttttttcttttatttgttttttctctttcagtTTTTAACATTCTTTACTGGGCTTCAATACCAGGATACTGTTAAGtgaaattaattcttttatactGTGCAATTTTTTCctggaaatgatgattttgtgttaTCATTGCAATTTGATGTACAATCTGTAGCCCTTTACTTGTGTGCACCATATCATAGAAAGATATTGTGAAATAACAAAACTTTGTTATTAATTGGCAGAGGAGAAATATCTGTGATTTGTCAGGATGTGAGATTGTTGAAGGAGAAGTTTGATGAGCGTGTTCCATTAAGCAAGTCTTGGTCCTCAAGCCAGACCACTTGCATCTTAGCCTCATCTGGCTGTTCATCTGTTAAAAGCATAGCATCTCCGGCTGCTGAGCAAGATCTAATGTCTCAAAGAACCCTTGATGATCCCTCATTTGATGTCCAATCATCAAAACGTAGTTTTGAAGATGATCGAACTGGAGCTGCCCGTAAAGATCTATTGGATGATGAGTGGGATTTCTTTGACAAAGAATCAGAATTATATGGCAAAGACCTGTAAATTTGGGATACACTGGAATGAGGGAGCCTCTAGGTATGCGTTAACATTTCCTCAATatattacttaaattttatCCCTCCCGAAAGAGCTTGCTATTCTGTAACTAAATAAAGGGTGGAGATTCAAACTTTTTCTACATTGATCGTAAAGCGAAGCATTTCCTAATTTCAATAAAGAATTGAAACGTTCTGCCATTGAAATTTAATGAAAGTTGGCTCATATTATATGGTCTTTTGCCTTTGTGACACCCCTTTTGCTGGTAAATTCTCCCAGAAACTCTTAGCTGCCTCAAAACACAGAACTCTTTCCATTTATTTTAATGGTAGATACTTTCATTAATTGGTGAAATCTTCGGAATTAGAGGTTGGCTCTGCCTTATTATATGTCAAATTAACGGGACAAACCGATGATACATTTGGTAACTTTGACACTTGGTGCTAGATAGATGTTAATGTAATCCACAATTCAAGATTTAGAAGTCATTATATTAGATTAGATTGGACGGACGGATTGAGTGAAGATGATGAATAGAAGGAACCTCAACAAGGGCGGGTTGGTGTATTTAAGTGGCtcaatttgtttgtataataaaattattttacaaagagAGACTCGGGTAGGGACAGCATTCGTGCCCCTTTGATCTAACTTGCCTGTCTTTTAACGGAATCTTTTTGACTCTCTAGCCATGCCAACATAAGAGCATCACAGTGCACCTCCATATAATATAAAGTCTTCCATGCTGCTCTCTAAGTTGCTTTGAACACCTCTGCCATGACCAAAACTTCATGCTCCTCACTGCTCCCATATTTTAGCTTAACAACAACAGCAACAATCAAATGGACCCAGAATTGAACTGGGGAGGAAAATAAACTGAAGTTGCTTTGTGTTTTGCTGAATTTCTTGGGAAGTTTATTGTGATTATATATAGAGAGAAGAGTTGAAGATATGTAATAAGAAATATGTGGTATCTAGCAAACGTTGGCCCTTGTTCATGTAAGAAGACGAAGGTGACCTAGTATCTTGTCCCCTTGCTAACCCATTCTGATTAAGACTTGTCATCAACTTCACCCCTAGATGTCTCACATGGAGGCCTACTGTCATGCCTCCTTATTTCTTCTgttattataatcttttaatgcAACCTTTGCCAAATTCAAAACATACATAATACTTCATTATTATAATCTTCAAAGGTtagattatcaatataaaaaaaatgccaCCAAACTCCAACTAATCAGATACCTTCCACATTCATGGAAGATATCTAAGTGACATAATCAAATCAATACCAGTAATATTTTGACCATACATGAATCGTAAACATAAACAGGAAATACTCTGGAAGAAATAATTATGAAGTTTGAAGCAGTCAGTAATTAGTATCCATCAAACAGCAATGGCCAAATCCTAATCTCTTGATAATCAGTTGGTTCCATCATCACGTGCAAATGTCTTGCTAAGTTAAGTCAATACATCGTCCCAATCAATTGGCCAACATGCCACCCACTTACACGTATTCTCCGGTCAtcagaattaaatttaattgtttgttgTGCCCCACTTATCTTTAGGGAGGCAACCACCCTTGTTCTTCATTAACAACGTTGCATGGGCTCTCACATTGACATTGAAATCTCACTCCTGATGATTCAATCACTGGTCTTATAAAGAGTAACACGCATGCATGCCCGATAAGATTCTTCCTGTGGACTCATGCCCCGTGGAAAAGAGATCACTCTGTAGTGGTAAATTTTGGAAATAAAGAAACCTTATCTTtagagtaaaaaaattaaaagatattgataaaaatatgcAGAAATTTTTTATGGATTAAATGGAGTGTGACCCCATAATAGGGTCTGGACAGAAATGGCGTCTGGAGAGAATGCGGAGCAAAAGGGTTATCGTATTTCCAACAAAATTTGCTCAAATTTGTCCAAGTAAGAATGGGAATGTTGGAGATACACATGAAAAATCCAAGCTGTCGGAGGGATTTTTAAGGTATTAATACAGTGTTACACTACATGCCTGAAGGAAAGGGCCAAGAACACAATTAATTTATGTATCTTAGCTGTGCTGTTTTTATTACTAAGAAACAAATGTGATGAACTTTAGTGTCAGAAGAGACTTGGTGATTTGTTGTATTTTGTATGTATTATGTCCAAGTGGTGTATAAAGTTGCATCTATGTATATTCATTGAGAGCTTTAAGAATATATTtcttaggaaaaaaatgtgaCATGGTTATAGTTATTAAGTACGATCAGTTTTTGGGTGGAGTAAAATTTCACCCCAActgtaaaaatttttttaactagcTAAATGTcaccattttattaaaataagagaCATTTAAATGatgctattaaaaaaaaaacaataagaatATGTGTacgtattttttttaatgcataattaaatacacaaataatatattattatataattagttgattttgaattaaaattaaaataatatctaattatataatgatatatcatctatatatataattttgtatccAAAAGTGTGTGCACAAAATATTACTctcaaaaaaacataatacaaCAAGACTATCAAACTATTTACACTAGTTTGGATTGTGAGATTATGAATTGGCGCTGTAGATTGGATTTTCATGTGCTTAGAGGATTAAATGAACCGAACGCCAGCTgcaatagtttatttttttaatatacattttacatacaaattaaatgaaaaaaaataatatccatAACATGTTTTAGCATCCATGTTGGAGCTTGAGTTAAATCGAACTGAATTCATATTGGAAGAttggatttgttttttaaatcgaGTAA from Mangifera indica cultivar Alphonso chromosome 8, CATAS_Mindica_2.1, whole genome shotgun sequence includes:
- the LOC123223506 gene encoding uncharacterized protein LOC123223506 gives rise to the protein MGFNTVLRFLSEIFPQVDARILKAVAIEHSKDADAAANAVLTEILPYLTTQSVTSSSPSESQIISSYHSKDQTDPFVSSTPTKEQRIRDISYGDGEPEEQNTLSRHRRRRLIRLRNKHTGTSSGSRAITSGNAMNTNSTHAPYTDSASLSKSLDAWIDSLFYDANDGSNQLIGNNESEEVILLGKTKESSNEVGSNKVPVVVPNAEMNGGDRIIDPHDGCSYIGSGESASLDKDQAINVKVGPELKLSAVSTLLIDENGVVKGESGSLDEGQDINVEVGPELNTPVMSTPLIYENRVVNGISDDDASVFGISQLEKSCLECSLVAIEKTDAPLAPPSVQEETSDDSESFLQLEIVTNTSSTDCKKSDVSGSSDIGEKVATEGDMTISTVVTRSGQICRIDLLEEIIENARNNKKTLFSAMESVMNMVREVEIQEKAAEEAKIEASKGGLDILTKVDELKHMLTCAKAANDMHGGEIYGEKAILATEARELQTRLLSLSEERDKSLAILDEMRETLEGRLAAAKEVRKAAEEEKLRKEESARHSLAELKALMENVVQESKILQQEAEENSKLREFLMDRGHVVDSLQGEISVICQDVRLLKEKFDERVPLSKSWSSSQTTCILASSGCSSVKSIASPAAEQDLMSQRTLDDPSFDVQSSKRSFEDDRTGAARKDLLDDEWDFFDKESELYGKDL